In Bradyrhizobium sp. CCBAU 051011, the following are encoded in one genomic region:
- a CDS encoding MBL fold metallo-hydrolase: MSLDRRHFLAATGSAMVGLVGGSWSGDGVKARAPVSKSQVPGFYRFSLGRFQLTVMSDGTIAFPAEALWPEAPKAERDAVLASDFQPTDKSTLQVNVLAVNTGDRLVLIDAGTRGKAQPTAGRLLQNLAAAEIKPEEVDTVLITHAHPDHLWGVADKSDTERTFPNAEYVIGEAELNFWMQPQHPLASDAVWGDIYRQNMKTLAAIKDRIRTMKPNGEVVPGITAIATPGHTPGHTSVQIASGSNQILCTADVVGNRAVAFQHPDWRGGFDLDLDQGAKTRRAFLDRCASEKVMVSTYHLPFPGIGHVVRAGTVFSWLSSDWSWDGISPT; encoded by the coding sequence ATGTCGCTTGATCGTCGTCATTTCCTTGCAGCTACCGGAAGCGCCATGGTCGGGCTCGTTGGTGGATCGTGGAGTGGTGATGGTGTCAAGGCTCGCGCACCAGTCTCAAAAAGCCAGGTGCCAGGATTCTACCGATTCAGTCTCGGACGGTTCCAACTCACGGTCATGAGCGACGGTACGATTGCTTTTCCGGCGGAGGCGCTCTGGCCAGAAGCGCCTAAAGCGGAACGCGATGCCGTCCTAGCGTCGGACTTCCAGCCCACGGACAAATCTACGCTCCAGGTGAATGTGTTGGCGGTGAATACGGGCGATCGCCTTGTGCTCATCGACGCAGGCACCCGCGGAAAGGCACAGCCAACCGCGGGCCGTCTACTTCAGAACCTCGCGGCCGCCGAGATCAAGCCGGAGGAGGTCGACACGGTCTTGATCACGCATGCCCATCCGGATCACCTGTGGGGGGTCGCCGACAAAAGCGACACCGAGCGGACGTTTCCAAACGCTGAGTATGTGATCGGCGAAGCGGAATTGAACTTCTGGATGCAGCCTCAGCACCCGTTGGCAAGTGATGCTGTTTGGGGCGACATTTACCGCCAGAACATGAAAACACTCGCGGCGATCAAGGATCGCATCCGGACTATGAAGCCGAACGGCGAGGTGGTCCCGGGCATCACGGCAATAGCCACACCTGGGCACACGCCGGGGCATACCTCCGTGCAGATCGCGTCCGGTTCCAACCAGATTCTCTGCACTGCAGACGTTGTTGGCAACCGCGCCGTCGCTTTCCAGCACCCCGACTGGCGCGGTGGGTTCGACCTGGATCTCGACCAAGGCGCGAAGACACGCCGAGCCTTCCTCGATCGATGCGCGAGCGAGAAAGTGATGGTCTCGACCTACCATCTCCCGTTCCCCGGAATTGGCCATGTCGTCCGCGCCGGAACAGTGTTTAGCTGGCTTTCAAGCGATTGGAGTTGGGACGGCATAAGTCCTACTTAA
- a CDS encoding adenylate/guanylate cyclase domain-containing protein, which translates to MNVAAWLHGLGLGQYEQAFRENDIDAEVLADLTADDLIGVGVTSVGHRRKLLAAIVALRSGAAPTLSPDAGAPASKLRVASPLPEAERRQVTVLFADIAGYTKLADELDAEEVHALLGSFFDLADASVVDHGGTVDKHIGDCVMAVFGAPVAYGNDPERCVRAALDIGSRMPLVAADFGRPIGVHIGIASGEVMASGTGSARHVEYTVTGESVNLASRLKDKAPTGEIFISDSVYRALAERVECSEVGELAIKGLAKPVRAWRLRAFRDPARSGRHAFVGRQRELRALEAALAECQDTRHGRTIYIRGEAGIGKTRLLEQFQAEAGRKNFACHSGLVLDFGMGSGQDAIRSLVRSLLGLTGQSSHEEIEAAAEKALEDGMLPDERRVYLNDLLDVPQSTELRTLYDAMDNPARNRGKRATVAELVTRASGRRPRLLAIEDLHWADQMTLDHLANLAETVAGCPALLVMTSRLERDPLHEAWGPTIAGQPIVTIDLGPLQPSEANGLAEAYFDALGELAQRCVERADGNPLFLEQLLRHAEESAEGNVPGSIRSLVQARLDRLALADKRALQAASVLGQRFTAEALAALLDQPGWNCADLVRHLLVRPQGDHFLFAHALIQEGVYDTLLRSRRRELHRRAADWFRNRDLTLCAQHLDRGDDDGAPRAYLQAARAQAAEYRTERALRLVERGVALARKRADVNALSLLRGEILHDFGSIPESIAAFEQALAVADADIERCRAWLGLAADLRVTDRFDEAFAMLEKAATAAATDDLAAERARIHHLRGNLCFPLGRIVECLQEHERALDWARRARSPEIEARALGGLGDAEYARGRIASAHRHFSRCVDLSRASGAGRIEVANLSMVAHTQVYLNDFSDALATSQMAVELAARVGHHRAEIIAHYAACNKFRTTGEFARVKMHAERALVLARQLGAKRFEAVCFNDLAMVARAEASSAEAMNLLHRALAISRETGIGFVGPWILGHLAVTTKDPLERQAALTEGERALREGAVSHNHLWFFRYAIDASLDSQDWDGAERYSAALEDFTRPEPLPWANFFVRYGRAVVAHGRCPPGQETTCKLGDLLAEAERLGIGPALGALALLQRARRQQET; encoded by the coding sequence ATGAATGTTGCGGCTTGGCTGCACGGTCTGGGGCTGGGGCAATACGAACAGGCGTTCCGCGAGAACGACATTGATGCCGAGGTCCTTGCCGACCTGACGGCCGACGATCTGATCGGGGTTGGCGTCACCTCGGTCGGCCACCGCCGCAAGCTGCTTGCCGCGATCGTAGCGCTGCGTAGTGGCGCCGCGCCGACGCTTTCTCCTGATGCGGGCGCGCCGGCCTCGAAATTGCGGGTGGCTTCGCCGTTGCCGGAGGCCGAGCGGCGGCAGGTGACAGTCCTGTTCGCTGACATCGCCGGCTACACGAAGCTCGCCGACGAACTGGACGCTGAGGAAGTCCACGCCCTCCTCGGAAGCTTCTTCGATCTTGCCGACGCAAGCGTCGTCGATCACGGCGGGACTGTCGACAAGCACATCGGCGATTGCGTGATGGCTGTCTTCGGTGCCCCCGTCGCCTATGGCAACGACCCTGAGCGATGCGTCCGGGCAGCTCTCGATATCGGGAGCCGCATGCCCCTGGTCGCGGCCGATTTCGGTCGCCCTATTGGCGTCCACATCGGCATTGCCAGTGGCGAGGTTATGGCCAGCGGCACCGGCAGCGCGCGTCACGTTGAATACACTGTCACCGGCGAGTCCGTGAACCTAGCCTCACGCCTGAAGGATAAGGCGCCCACGGGCGAGATCTTCATTTCGGATTCGGTCTACCGGGCGCTCGCCGAACGGGTCGAATGCTCCGAGGTCGGGGAGCTGGCCATCAAAGGGCTCGCAAAACCGGTCAGGGCGTGGCGACTGCGCGCCTTTCGCGATCCGGCCCGCTCGGGCCGCCATGCGTTTGTTGGACGGCAACGCGAACTGCGGGCGCTCGAAGCGGCGCTGGCCGAGTGCCAGGACACGAGACACGGCCGCACCATCTACATTCGCGGGGAGGCCGGTATCGGCAAAACCCGCCTACTTGAGCAGTTCCAGGCGGAGGCCGGGCGGAAGAACTTCGCCTGTCACAGCGGGCTGGTGCTCGACTTCGGAATGGGCTCCGGTCAGGACGCAATCCGCTCGCTGGTTCGCAGCCTGCTTGGTCTGACGGGCCAGAGCAGCCATGAAGAGATCGAGGCAGCGGCTGAGAAGGCCCTCGAGGATGGCATGCTTCCTGACGAGCGGCGGGTGTACCTGAACGACCTCCTTGACGTGCCACAATCGACAGAGCTGCGTACGCTCTATGATGCGATGGACAATCCCGCCCGCAACCGCGGCAAGCGGGCGACCGTCGCCGAACTCGTCACCCGCGCGAGCGGCCGTCGTCCTCGGCTGCTGGCGATTGAGGACCTGCACTGGGCTGATCAGATGACTCTCGATCATCTAGCGAACCTCGCCGAGACGGTCGCTGGATGTCCGGCACTTCTGGTCATGACCTCGCGGCTCGAGCGCGACCCGCTCCATGAGGCCTGGGGCCCGACGATTGCCGGCCAGCCGATCGTGACGATCGACCTCGGCCCGCTTCAGCCGAGCGAAGCCAACGGGCTCGCCGAAGCCTATTTCGATGCACTAGGCGAACTCGCCCAACGTTGCGTCGAACGGGCTGACGGCAATCCGCTGTTTCTGGAGCAACTGTTGCGCCATGCCGAGGAAAGCGCCGAGGGCAACGTGCCGGGGTCGATCCGGAGTTTAGTACAGGCGCGCTTGGATCGGCTTGCGTTGGCCGACAAACGGGCGCTGCAAGCAGCCTCAGTTCTCGGCCAGCGCTTTACTGCCGAAGCATTGGCAGCCCTGCTCGACCAGCCCGGCTGGAATTGCGCCGACCTGGTGCGGCATCTCCTGGTGCGCCCGCAGGGCGATCATTTTCTTTTCGCCCACGCGCTGATTCAGGAGGGTGTCTACGACACGCTGCTCAGGAGCCGCCGCCGCGAGTTGCACCGGCGGGCGGCCGATTGGTTCAGGAACCGTGACCTGACGTTGTGCGCACAGCATCTCGATCGAGGCGATGACGATGGCGCTCCCCGCGCCTACCTGCAAGCGGCACGCGCGCAAGCAGCAGAGTACCGGACCGAACGGGCCCTGCGTCTCGTCGAACGCGGGGTTGCCTTGGCCAGGAAGCGGGCGGATGTGAATGCATTATCCCTGCTCCGGGGTGAGATCCTCCACGACTTCGGTTCAATCCCAGAATCGATTGCTGCTTTCGAACAGGCCTTGGCAGTCGCCGATGCTGATATCGAGCGGTGTCGAGCCTGGCTCGGTCTCGCCGCCGACCTGCGCGTGACGGATCGTTTCGACGAGGCGTTTGCGATGCTGGAGAAGGCCGCGACCGCGGCGGCTACCGACGACCTCGCGGCGGAGCGCGCGCGGATCCATCATCTGCGGGGCAATCTCTGCTTCCCGCTCGGAAGGATTGTCGAGTGCTTGCAGGAGCATGAGCGGGCGCTCGACTGGGCCCGAAGAGCCCGTTCGCCAGAAATCGAGGCGCGCGCGCTTGGCGGCTTGGGCGATGCCGAATACGCGCGCGGCCGGATAGCCAGCGCCCATCGGCACTTCAGCCGGTGCGTGGACCTGTCGCGCGCGTCCGGCGCCGGACGCATCGAAGTAGCCAACCTCAGCATGGTCGCGCACACCCAGGTGTATCTCAACGATTTCTCCGATGCGCTCGCGACGAGCCAGATGGCAGTCGAACTGGCGGCGCGGGTCGGGCATCACCGTGCGGAAATCATCGCCCATTACGCGGCGTGCAACAAGTTTCGCACGACCGGCGAGTTTGCGCGTGTGAAGATGCATGCCGAGCGGGCGCTGGTCCTCGCTCGACAGCTCGGTGCCAAAAGGTTCGAGGCGGTCTGCTTTAACGATCTTGCCATGGTCGCTCGCGCAGAGGCTAGCAGCGCGGAAGCGATGAACCTGCTGCACCGGGCCTTGGCGATCAGCCGCGAGACTGGGATTGGCTTTGTGGGTCCGTGGATCCTCGGCCACCTTGCGGTCACGACTAAGGATCCGCTTGAACGTCAAGCGGCGCTGACGGAAGGTGAGAGGGCCCTCCGTGAAGGCGCGGTCAGCCACAATCATTTGTGGTTCTTCCGGTACGCGATCGATGCCTCGCTGGACTCTCAGGATTGGGACGGCGCGGAGCGCTACAGCGCGGCGCTCGAGGATTTTACGCGGCCAGAACCGTTGCCCTGGGCCAACTTCTTCGTCCGATATGGACGCGCTGTTGTTGCACATGGCCGGTGCCCCCCCGGACAGGAGACGACATGCAAGCTTGGTGACCTGCTGGCCGAGGCCGAGCGCCTTGGCATCGGTCCTGCGCTTGGGGCCCTCGCGTTATTGCAACGGGCCCGTCGCCAACAAGAAACGTGA
- a CDS encoding DUF3606 domain-containing protein — protein sequence MTDSLTKRDQPDRSKINMNQDYEVHYWTKHLNVSKEELQKAIDKVGNSAAAVRKELAV from the coding sequence ATGACAGACAGTCTCACCAAAAGAGACCAGCCTGACCGCAGCAAAATCAATATGAACCAGGACTATGAGGTTCACTACTGGACCAAGCACCTGAACGTCTCGAAGGAAGAATTGCAGAAGGCTATCGACAAGGTCGGTAATTCAGCCGCCGCTGTCCGTAAGGAATTGGCGGTGTGA
- a CDS encoding CsbD family protein: protein MDREHVKGAADKAKGAIKEGAGKLSGDKDLETEGKIDKAKGSVHNAAGDVKDAARDAADALKE from the coding sequence ATGGATCGCGAACATGTGAAGGGCGCTGCCGACAAGGCAAAAGGCGCCATCAAAGAAGGTGCCGGCAAGCTCAGCGGTGACAAGGACTTGGAGACCGAAGGCAAGATCGATAAGGCCAAGGGTTCCGTCCACAACGCCGCAGGAGATGTGAAGGATGCAGCACGGGACGCCGCTGACGCCCTTAAAGAATAA
- a CDS encoding DUF3606 domain-containing protein, which produces MTSKVQVKVLRRRLKLSNVELAAIVRKTGNSISAISKEAVKT; this is translated from the coding sequence ATGACCAGCAAGGTGCAGGTCAAGGTTCTGCGTCGGCGGCTGAAGCTATCGAACGTTGAGCTGGCCGCAATCGTGCGCAAGACCGGAAATTCGATCTCTGCTATCAGCAAGGAAGCTGTCAAGACGTGA
- a CDS encoding AAA family ATPase — MDVAQWLQDLGLSNYAALFREQAIDADVLPSLTDADFEKLGLPLGHRKKLLTAIAALEVAPPSIVAIRRPSYAERRQLTVMFVDLVGSTSLSTRLDPEDMRETLTAYQNTVAGEIARFDGHLAKFMGDGVLAYFGWPRAHEDEAERAVAASLATVEAVDRLRSPDGRPLAARVGIATGLVVVGDLLGTGAAQEEAVVGDPPNLAARLQAVAGRGEVVVAEQTRRLIGGLFELEDLGPCELRGFAEPINAWRIVRKRAAESRFEALHPAGLSPLLGREQELELLLERWHLARNGEGQAMLLAGEAGIGKSRLIEALRERIADEPHTRISHRASPYHANTVLWPFIDQLERAAAFERDDTPPMRLSKLVSLLAQGTDDLTEAVPLIAALLGIPTDDRYPPLDLLPQTQKRKTLEVLLAQLEGLAQRRPVLSVLEDAHWFDPTSLELLGLILQRVQRLPVLLIITFRPEMTLPWPSFPHVTALTLNRLARRAAAALVEQTSGGRRLPPTLMDEIVAKTEGVPLFIEELTKTVLESGMLRNTPEGLALIAARGALVIPASLQDSLMARLDRLASAKDLLQVGAAIGREFSYELLDAVAAREPADLDQALARLVKSELVFQRGTPPEAIYTFKHALVQDVAYASLLKSRRSELHGRIAAVLEARFANLVTRQPELLAHHLTAAGHADRAIDFWLRAGRLAAGRSANREAISHLTTALEMLGSRPPTDEQLRHELEVQIALGPPLMATRGFAAPEVETAYAKAEHLARRCGHHRNLAKALRGLCYVHHVRAHILRVSELCSELVELAEQGDDLVMQADAHNALAFNLFHQGDYRSAREHLEISSAKIMQVGDPANALSRGVNIHVFGRAYAAHVDWHLGFADSALRAAQDAIDLAHRLVHPFSLAVALAYVAMLHQFRREPTEVRARADAARSICNEHGFSYYGAWAAIMNGWAVAEDGDVEDGIARVRVGVRDLRATGAELRLPYYLGILADLYRRAQRLDDAIVTLAEARAAAERNEEHWADAGLHLLEGDLALATRDQAEAERCIRRAMQSAQVQNARALHLRGCTRLARLLAKDDRRTEAYDELAKIYGSFIEGFETVDSREAKAVLDGI; from the coding sequence ATGGACGTCGCGCAGTGGCTTCAAGATCTCGGCCTTTCCAACTATGCGGCGTTGTTCCGCGAGCAGGCCATCGATGCGGACGTGCTGCCGTCGCTCACGGACGCCGACTTCGAGAAACTTGGCCTGCCGCTTGGGCACCGAAAAAAGCTGCTAACGGCGATCGCTGCCCTGGAGGTCGCGCCGCCATCCATCGTCGCAATCCGGCGGCCGTCGTACGCGGAACGCCGCCAGCTCACTGTGATGTTCGTCGACCTTGTCGGCTCGACATCCCTTTCCACACGACTTGATCCTGAGGACATGCGGGAGACGCTGACCGCCTACCAGAATACAGTCGCGGGCGAGATCGCACGCTTCGACGGACACCTTGCCAAGTTCATGGGTGACGGCGTGCTGGCCTACTTCGGCTGGCCGCGCGCGCACGAGGATGAGGCTGAGAGGGCGGTGGCAGCCAGCCTCGCGACTGTCGAGGCCGTGGACCGTCTGCGGTCGCCAGACGGCCGCCCGCTTGCCGCGCGGGTTGGGATCGCGACAGGGCTCGTCGTCGTAGGTGATCTCCTGGGCACCGGCGCGGCGCAGGAGGAAGCGGTCGTCGGCGACCCCCCGAACCTCGCCGCCCGCCTGCAGGCCGTAGCCGGGCGCGGCGAAGTCGTCGTCGCGGAGCAAACACGGCGTCTGATCGGCGGGCTATTCGAGCTCGAAGACCTCGGACCATGCGAACTGCGGGGCTTCGCAGAACCGATCAACGCCTGGCGGATCGTCCGCAAGCGCGCTGCGGAGAGCCGTTTCGAGGCACTTCACCCAGCGGGCCTGAGCCCGCTCCTTGGGCGGGAGCAGGAACTGGAACTCCTTCTCGAGCGCTGGCACCTCGCCAGGAACGGCGAGGGTCAGGCGATGCTTCTCGCCGGGGAAGCCGGAATCGGCAAGTCGCGACTCATCGAGGCGCTCCGAGAGCGGATCGCCGACGAGCCGCACACTCGAATCTCTCATCGTGCCTCGCCCTACCACGCCAATACCGTGCTCTGGCCATTCATCGACCAGCTTGAGCGAGCGGCGGCGTTCGAGCGTGACGACACGCCTCCAATGCGGCTTTCCAAGCTCGTATCTTTACTTGCGCAAGGGACTGACGATCTCACCGAAGCCGTGCCGCTCATCGCGGCTCTCCTCGGCATACCGACGGACGATCGATACCCGCCGCTCGACCTCTTGCCGCAGACCCAGAAGCGCAAGACTCTGGAAGTGCTTCTCGCACAGCTCGAGGGCCTGGCCCAACGACGCCCGGTTCTGTCAGTGCTTGAGGATGCGCACTGGTTCGATCCGACATCACTCGAGCTCCTCGGGCTGATCTTGCAGCGGGTTCAGCGCCTGCCGGTACTCCTGATCATCACGTTCCGGCCGGAGATGACGCTGCCTTGGCCGTCCTTCCCGCATGTTACGGCCCTGACGCTCAATCGCCTCGCGCGCCGGGCGGCGGCGGCTCTTGTCGAGCAAACGTCAGGTGGGCGCCGCCTACCTCCAACACTGATGGACGAGATTGTCGCAAAGACCGAAGGCGTTCCGCTCTTCATCGAAGAACTCACCAAGACGGTGCTGGAGTCAGGCATGCTGCGCAACACGCCCGAGGGTCTAGCGCTGATCGCAGCGCGTGGTGCGCTTGTCATTCCGGCGAGTCTGCAGGACTCCCTGATGGCCCGGCTCGATCGCCTGGCGTCGGCCAAGGACTTGCTGCAGGTCGGCGCCGCCATCGGCCGTGAATTCAGCTACGAGCTCCTCGATGCAGTCGCTGCACGAGAACCGGCCGATCTCGACCAGGCGCTCGCCCGGCTTGTGAAGTCGGAGCTCGTCTTTCAGCGCGGCACGCCGCCGGAGGCGATCTATACTTTCAAGCATGCGCTGGTCCAGGATGTCGCCTACGCCTCGCTTCTTAAGAGTCGACGGAGCGAGCTTCACGGTCGGATTGCTGCCGTCCTCGAGGCACGGTTCGCCAATCTTGTCACGCGCCAGCCCGAGCTCCTGGCGCACCATCTCACAGCAGCCGGGCATGCCGATCGGGCGATCGACTTTTGGCTACGGGCGGGACGGCTGGCGGCTGGCCGATCGGCGAACAGGGAAGCGATAAGTCATCTGACCACGGCCCTCGAGATGCTCGGGAGCCGCCCGCCCACCGACGAACAATTACGCCACGAGCTTGAGGTACAGATTGCACTCGGTCCTCCGCTGATGGCAACAAGGGGCTTTGCCGCTCCAGAGGTCGAGACGGCGTACGCAAAAGCGGAACATCTGGCGCGACGGTGCGGACACCATCGCAATCTCGCCAAGGCGTTGCGTGGCCTGTGCTATGTGCATCACGTACGCGCTCACATCCTGCGCGTGAGCGAGCTCTGCTCCGAGCTCGTCGAGCTGGCCGAGCAAGGCGACGATCTCGTAATGCAGGCCGACGCGCACAATGCCTTGGCGTTCAATCTATTCCATCAGGGCGACTACCGATCGGCACGCGAGCACCTGGAGATCAGCAGTGCAAAGATCATGCAGGTCGGCGATCCCGCCAATGCGTTGTCGCGCGGCGTCAATATTCACGTCTTCGGCCGCGCCTATGCCGCTCATGTCGACTGGCATCTTGGGTTCGCGGATTCCGCGCTTCGGGCGGCGCAGGATGCGATCGATCTCGCCCATCGGCTCGTTCATCCGTTTAGCTTGGCAGTGGCGCTCGCCTACGTTGCGATGCTGCACCAGTTCCGTCGCGAGCCGACGGAAGTCCGCGCTCGTGCAGACGCGGCTCGCTCAATCTGCAACGAACATGGGTTCAGCTATTATGGCGCCTGGGCAGCGATCATGAATGGATGGGCTGTCGCCGAGGACGGCGACGTCGAGGATGGTATTGCACGCGTTCGCGTCGGCGTGCGGGACCTGCGGGCCACCGGAGCTGAGCTGCGTTTACCGTACTATTTGGGAATCCTTGCTGACCTTTACCGCCGAGCGCAACGGCTTGACGACGCGATCGTCACACTCGCCGAGGCGCGCGCTGCCGCCGAGCGCAATGAGGAGCATTGGGCCGACGCCGGTCTGCACCTGCTCGAGGGCGATCTCGCTCTGGCAACCCGCGACCAGGCGGAAGCGGAACGCTGCATCCGGCGTGCCATGCAGAGCGCGCAAGTCCAAAATGCCCGCGCACTTCACCTGCGAGGCTGCACAAGGCTCGCGCGGCTTCTGGCGAAGGACGATCGACGAACGGAAGCCTACGATGAACTCGCCAAGATCTACGGCTCGTTCATTGAAGGCTTCGAAACCGTCGATTCCCGCGAAGCCAAAGCGGTGCTTGATGGCATTTGA
- a CDS encoding DUF1330 domain-containing protein → MKTHYSVTLAMLAGFGLGAIAVQGLHAQATPPVYQVVEIEPSDMETYLKDYVPKAQAAIKAAGGKFLAAGGKTTTIEGEPPKPRIVIQQWDSVEKIKAYRDSAAFKELLPLRNKLAKFRSFAVEALPQ, encoded by the coding sequence ATGAAAACGCACTATTCGGTGACATTGGCGATGCTTGCGGGCTTCGGGCTCGGTGCAATCGCGGTTCAGGGACTCCATGCCCAGGCTACGCCACCCGTATATCAAGTCGTTGAAATCGAGCCCTCGGACATGGAGACCTACCTGAAGGACTACGTCCCGAAGGCTCAGGCCGCTATCAAAGCGGCTGGCGGCAAGTTCCTCGCCGCTGGAGGCAAAACCACAACCATCGAAGGAGAGCCGCCGAAACCGCGCATTGTTATCCAACAGTGGGACAGTGTTGAAAAAATCAAAGCTTATCGCGATTCGGCGGCGTTCAAAGAGCTCCTGCCACTGCGCAACAAACTCGCGAAGTTCCGCAGCTTCGCCGTCGAGGCGCTACCGCAATAG
- a CDS encoding AlpA family transcriptional regulator, with amino-acid sequence MSEAFLSRRKIASRGGFSPNTLKNYAECGIGPEFVKVGGSCRYSVAAFDAWLAQHKVGAAQ; translated from the coding sequence ATGTCTGAAGCTTTTCTCTCCCGACGAAAGATCGCATCGCGCGGCGGCTTCTCGCCGAATACGCTCAAAAACTATGCCGAATGTGGGATTGGCCCTGAGTTCGTGAAGGTCGGTGGTTCTTGCCGCTACAGCGTAGCCGCATTTGATGCATGGCTTGCGCAACACAAGGTCGGAGCCGCCCAATGA
- a CDS encoding FAD-binding oxidoreductase: MQSMATETFIGNMRGPVIRRTDADYEAVRSLYNGMIDKSPEMIARCTDVADVVAAVNFARQNDLKVAIRGGGHNGPGLGSVDDGLMIDMSMMKGVRVNPTARTVRVGPGCTQGDVDHATHIYGLAVPAGIVSTTGIAGLTLGGGTGYLTRKYGLTIDNLLEADVVLADGHIVTANKSENADLYWGLRGGGGNFGIVTSFLFQAHPVSMVYAGPIFWDIKDARTIMQTYRDFLPGAPEELGAFVGLKTVPPVDPFPTEHQGKRACAIIACYNGPTEDGQAVMAKLLGTLPPPLFNWMGEMPYPALQSMFDPFFPKGLQWYWRGDFVKELTDEAIDAHIGQAQKLPSPLSLMHLYPIDGAVHRVGKSDTAWNTRDATWSMVIAGIDPNPQKAGEITRWTKGYWEAVHPYSADGCYVNFMMDDGDDNRLKATYGDNYDRLVALKDKYDPTNFFCMNQNIRPLNS, translated from the coding sequence ATGCAATCCATGGCCACTGAAACCTTCATCGGCAACATGCGCGGCCCGGTCATCAGGCGAACGGACGCCGACTATGAAGCCGTGCGCAGCCTCTACAACGGGATGATCGATAAGAGTCCCGAGATGATAGCGCGATGCACCGACGTCGCGGACGTTGTCGCCGCCGTCAATTTTGCAAGGCAGAACGATCTCAAGGTCGCGATCCGCGGAGGCGGCCACAACGGGCCGGGCCTTGGCAGTGTTGATGACGGGCTGATGATCGACATGTCGATGATGAAAGGCGTGCGGGTCAACCCCACCGCCCGTACCGTCCGCGTTGGCCCCGGCTGCACCCAGGGCGATGTCGATCATGCCACGCATATCTACGGGCTCGCCGTGCCGGCTGGCATCGTCTCGACGACCGGCATTGCCGGCCTCACGCTCGGCGGCGGCACCGGATATCTCACCCGCAAGTACGGCCTCACCATCGACAATCTGCTTGAGGCGGATGTCGTGCTCGCAGACGGTCACATTGTCACAGCCAACAAGTCGGAGAATGCTGACCTCTATTGGGGGCTGCGCGGCGGCGGCGGTAATTTCGGTATTGTCACGAGCTTCCTGTTCCAGGCTCATCCGGTGAGCATGGTCTATGCCGGTCCAATCTTCTGGGATATCAAAGATGCCCGGACTATCATGCAGACGTACAGGGATTTCTTGCCTGGCGCTCCTGAAGAGCTTGGGGCCTTTGTCGGGTTGAAGACCGTTCCGCCAGTAGACCCGTTCCCGACGGAGCATCAGGGCAAGCGCGCCTGCGCGATCATCGCTTGCTACAATGGCCCGACAGAAGACGGTCAGGCCGTCATGGCCAAGTTGCTCGGAACGCTGCCCCCGCCGCTCTTCAACTGGATGGGGGAAATGCCCTATCCAGCCCTCCAGTCCATGTTCGATCCGTTCTTCCCGAAGGGCCTGCAATGGTACTGGCGCGGCGATTTCGTGAAAGAGCTGACTGACGAAGCGATTGACGCCCATATCGGCCAGGCACAGAAACTGCCGAGCCCGCTCTCGCTTATGCACCTTTATCCGATCGACGGTGCCGTCCATCGCGTCGGCAAGAGCGACACCGCCTGGAACACGCGCGATGCCACCTGGTCGATGGTCATCGCTGGCATCGATCCCAATCCGCAAAAGGCGGGCGAAATCACCCGCTGGACCAAAGGCTATTGGGAAGCCGTGCATCCTTATTCGGCTGACGGCTGCTATGTGAACTTCATGATGGACGATGGAGATGACAACAGACTCAAGGCTACTTACGGTGACAATTACGATCGTCTCGTTGCTTTGAAAGACAAGTACGACCCGACAAACTTCTTTTGCATGAACCAGAACATCAGGCCACTCAACTCGTAG
- a CDS encoding cytochrome P460 family protein, translating into MKKSTLISLSISASIAVLAAGVAISAQDKYTVQVPNGLAFSEFRGYEDWAVIAISENGGKIAVTVGNPVIIDAYKQGVPGNGKPFPDGAKMAKIHWNPKVQETWPGQPKVPGAQHDVGFMVKDSKRFADSGGWGWAAFDYDAPSDTFKPATVASSPPQENDAKCGLGCHTIVQNRDYVFTEYGKR; encoded by the coding sequence ATGAAAAAAAGCACGCTGATTAGTCTCAGTATTTCGGCATCGATCGCCGTTCTGGCGGCTGGTGTCGCGATTTCCGCGCAGGACAAGTACACTGTTCAAGTGCCGAATGGGCTCGCGTTCTCTGAGTTCAGGGGATACGAGGACTGGGCAGTGATCGCGATCAGTGAGAACGGAGGTAAGATCGCTGTGACCGTAGGGAATCCGGTAATCATCGACGCCTATAAGCAAGGCGTGCCCGGCAATGGCAAGCCTTTCCCAGACGGCGCCAAGATGGCGAAAATTCATTGGAACCCGAAAGTACAAGAAACCTGGCCCGGTCAGCCAAAGGTGCCAGGGGCGCAGCATGACGTTGGTTTCATGGTGAAGGACAGCAAGAGGTTCGCGGACAGCGGCGGATGGGGATGGGCCGCGTTCGACTATGACGCGCCATCCGATACGTTTAAGCCCGCCACTGTTGCGAGTAGTCCGCCGCAGGAAAACGACGCGAAGTGCGGGCTCGGGTGCCACACGATCGTGCAGAACCGCGACTACGTTTTCACGGAGTACGGAAAGAGGTGA